In a single window of the Lineus longissimus chromosome 4, tnLinLong1.2, whole genome shotgun sequence genome:
- the LOC135487032 gene encoding dedicator of cytokinesis protein 7-like isoform X14, producing MASDQRAFAKKLNKQGAAEVRRQISSAYLKDGSFKDGSFNKHEKDIPKSISGISLSSALSLAVPINEVVKPIDYEDFVVQHQTSIEKDSMRELLEFPPNDVEVKLLPKQCRTIAPIIPEHGYEADAHVRDCIQCYTSDYTIVNRRYQIYSSSYGGKDRQDEKNAVLKSIPRQEFEIDHDDILEKDPEKNGEETSCNGRKSINMNDTPRSSWASSIFDLKNSQADPLLPNLLERIIPEEIDTANAEERMKDRQDALLCLFPLQEEEEMIEKRPLADIPAEHFGHRVLVKCLQVKFDLEIEPIFASMAVYDAKERKKVSENFYFDLNPEYLKKMLDTHVPYQDVSTLSRSCVFSITYPSPDLFLVVRYEKVLQQGDISECAEPYMKDEKNKEKIRANAAYFCDKLGKYRMPFAWTAIHLLNVITGTTSMEREASTDRTEAGSTNSLDRRSSLIEKQLENFRKRSKVPGDENLSRRGSFDRARNGEKRRSWSPDENTNPLENFRPVTITVSSFFKQENEKLSDDDLYKFLADLKRPMSVQKKLKCIPGTLKLDISLCPDEPKYCLSPELYKIDPYPDDKGRPTKEIVEFPSREVYMPWTTYRNILYIYPKYLNFGNRQGSARNLAVKVQFLAGEEDKSALPVIFGKSGCPELTKEAYSAVTYHNKTPDFYEEVKIKLPGRLCSSHHLLFTFYHISCQKKMEQTPIELPVGYTWLQIMKDNRLAVGEFNLPVLQEKPPSNYSVLHPDVELPGMKWVDGHKPVFTVDIQAVSSIHTQDEHLDCFLNYCHMAEEFKVPPRIGPDQFEHEFKRHINDIVNAKGEPLVKFLSLIFEKLILLMVRPPVVAGQVLNVAQTCFESIAQIVRRITNLLDEKNDQHGRNSLLTTYIHYSCALPSPDSEMSPQEIFSHALDCSGPEVMSLRIKSSTALSPSSTSPVALNQYATLGRPVTLPMQNKIYQRSNSDTDLNNTSNPTTPENEHGGFFGGKTGSPQNSRYDSAVPYYQKMKKVSERVMSKCSDRLVHEEIALLWVMSNGTQRQLSLENAWFFFEIMTKSMAEHLDRYHKLDAPRKSRFSQRFIEDITGLIGMITKDIVDRYLKDPLFIRNLNTALAFFLHDMLSLMDRGYVFQLIKDYCKIVSAKVTTLGDATTLELLKLDFLRIVCSHEHYVTLNLPIASIAASAPSSPTPSIASTTSQQSYTSTATTFIQQDRSVFTELSTEFRHQHFLVGLILCDLAASFESHNNTVHNKAINVIRNLLTSHDMDPRYSDPEVKARVAMLYLPLINIVIDALPQLYDPNQEGKPRSGPSSFFDDERGIDRDVAMAIAGAPVSGTGGVPSMPSSSHGAGDVSPDYDYQKRRTVLTAEGTRSLLMCFQWVLKNIDTQFLRHWWSDMPLTKLNQILEVLYLTIYNFEYKAKKAIKQCSAQTIKKSSDMKSKLEEAILGFGSARSEMMMRRNKSQTQFYAMATPPSPVTDLNRLRWRKEQTAWKQQSDHPDRQKSEMEIDAHVEGNLATEVAMVCIDTIDLIIQIVQGSDSLQAVLSSVLRVLLHSMALNQSSAVLQHMFAVERSLVSKFPELLFEEETEQCADLCLQLLKHCSSCIGNTRSHASASLYLLMRQNFEIGNNFARVKMQVTMALSRLVGKSQSFNEEYLRKSLKTILTYAEADCELQETTFPEQVRDLIFNLHMILSDTVKMKEFQEDPEMLIDLMYRIAKGYQNSPDLRLTWLQNMAGKHSERSNHAEAAQCLIHAAGLVGEYLNMLEDKPHLPVGCVSFQNISSNVLEESAVSDDVVSPDGEGICTGKYFTESGMIGLLEQAASSFNMAGMYESLNEVYKVLLPIHEANRDYKRLAIIHGKLQEAFNNVIRQEGKRMFGTYFRVGFYGEKFGDLDAQEFIYKEPSITKLPEISHRLENFYSERFGEENLKMIKDSNTVERDKQEAGKAYIQITYVEPYFDAYERLQRHTYFHMNYNIKSFMYATPFTLDGRAHGELREQYKRKTILTTAQAFPYIRTRLPVISREQIILSPIEVAIEDVQKKTREMNIALTQDPIDPKILQMVLQGCIGTTVNQGPVEIAAVFLAELAEGRVPANRHHNKLRICFKDFLRKCSIALQRNKEMIGSNQREYQRELERNYNSVKEKLQPMIASSVAMQTLKRGKHCHRSISAAFEAAEKEKLCTAIRDKQAADEAEKLNDNAKCLNALGADSNLPPIDADGQSK from the exons ATGGCGTCGGATCAGAGAGCTTTTGCCAAAAAACTCAATAA ACAAGGTGCAGCTGAAGTGCGACGTCAGATATCGTCTGCTTATCTCAAAGATGGTTCATTCAAGGATGGATCGTTCAACAAACACGAGAAAGATATTCCGAAGAGCATCAGTGGTATCTCACTTAGCAGTGCATTGTCGCTTGCT GTTCCCATCAACGAGGTAGTAAAGCCTATAGACTATGAAGACTTTGTCGTTCAGCACCAGACTTCGATAGAGAAGGATTCTATGAGAGAATTGCTGGAGTTTCCGCCAAATGATGTCGAGGTCAAACTCCTGCCAAAACAGTGTCGCACCATTGCTCCCATTATTCCAGAACATGG ATACGAGGCTGATGCTCATGTCCGTGACTGCATCCAGTGCTATACGTCGGACTACACCATTGTAAACAGAAGGTATCAGATATACAGCTCCAGCTACGGCGGTAAAGACAGACAGGATGAAAAGAACGCAGTCCTCAAGTCGATCCCACGGCAAGAATTTGAGATCGACCACGACGACATTCTTGAAAAGGACCCGGAGAAAAATGGGGAGGAAACTTCATGTAATGGAAGGAAGTCCATCAATATGAATGATACACCTCGTAGTAGCTGGGCCAGTAGCATATTTGATTTGAAGAACTCCCAGGCTGATCCACTCCTGCCGAATCTACTTGAACGGATCATCCCTGAGGAAATCGATACGGCAAATGCTGAGGAGCGGATGAAAGATCGACAGGATGCTCTCCTCTGCTTATTTCCATTGCAAGAAGAG GAAGAGATGATTGAAAAGCGCCCGTTAGCAGATATTCCTGCTGAACATTTTGGTCACAGAGTCCTTGTGAAGTGTCTACAAGTAAA ATTTGATTTGGAAATCGAGCCGATATTTGCCAGCATGGCCGTGTATGATGCCAAGGAGAGGAAGAAG GTGTCTGAGAATTTCTACTTCGATCTAAACCCTGAATATCTGAAGAAGATGCTGGATACACATGTGCCGTACCAAGACGTTTCAACCCTGAGCCGATCGTGTGTGTTCAGTATCACCTACCCATCACCCGACCTCTTCCTTGTTGTCCGG TATGAGAAAGTGCTCCAACAAGGTGACATCAGCGAGTGTGCAGAGCCGTATATGAAAGATGAGAAGAACAAAGAGAAAATCAGAGCGAACGCTGCCTACTTCTGTGATAAGCTTGGCAAATATAGGATGCCGTTTGCGTGGACTGCTATCCATCTGCTGAATGTGATCACTGGGACGACGAGCATGGAGAGAGAAGCTAGTACGGATCGCACTGAGGCTGGAAGCACAAATAGTTTAG ACCGCAGATCCAGTCTCATTGAGAAACAATTAGAAAACTTTCGCAAGAGATCGAAGGTCCCTGGTGATGAGAATCTCTCACGACGCGGTTCTTTCGACCGTGCTAGAAACGGCGAAAAGAGGAGGAGCTGGTCTCCAGATGAAAACACCAACCCGCTGGAAAACTTCCGCCCTGTGACGATTACGGTGTCGAGTTTCTTCAAACAGGAGAATGAGAAACTGAGTGACGATGACCTGTATAAGTTCCTTGCTGATTTGAAGAGACCGATGTCTGTGCAGAAGAAGTTGAAATGTATACCAG GAACCCTGAAGCTGGATATCTCCCTTTGCCCAGACGAACCCAAGTACTGCCTCAGTCCAGAGTTGTACAAGATCGACCCCTACCCGGATGACAAGGGTCGGCCAACCAAAGAAATCGTCGAGTTTCCCAGCCGGGAAGTCTACATGCCATGGACGACGTACAGGAATATTCTCTATATTTACCCAAAGTACCTGAATTTTGGGAACCGGCAAGGTTCTGCAAGGAATCTGGCCGTCAAGGTTCAGTTCTTGGCCGGAGAGGAGGATAAGTCAGCGCTGCCA gtGATTTTTGGGAAGTCTGGTTGCCCAGAATTGACCAAGGAGGCTTATTCAGCTGTTACTTATCATAATAA GACGCCTGATTTCTATGAAGAAGTAAAGATCAAACTGCCAGGACGTCTGTGTAGCTCGCACCACCTCTTGTTTACGTTCTACCACATCAGCTGCCAGAAGAAGATGGAGCAGACGCCCATTGAACTCCCCGTCGGGTACACCTGGCTGCAGATCATGAAGGACAACCGCCTCGCTGTCGGGGAGTTCAACCTGCCAGTCCTACAGGAGAAACCACCTAGCAATTATTCAGTCCTCCACCCAGATGTTGAGCTTCCTGGCATGAAGTGGGTCGATGGACATAAGCCTGTGTTTACCGTCGATATCCAGGCTGTTTCTTCCATTCACACACAG GATGAACATTTGGATTGCTTCCTCAACTATTGCCACATGGCTGAAGAATTCAAAGTTCCACCGAGGATCGGCCCAGACCAGTTTGAACACGAGTTCAAGAGACACATTAACGATATTGTCAATGCAAAGGGGGAGCCATTGGTCAAGTTCTTGTCGTTGATATTTGAGAAGTTGATTCTGTTGATGGTGCGCCCACCTGTCGTAGCAGGACAAGTCC TGAATGTTGCACAGACGTGTTTTGAGTCGATCGCGCAGATCGTTCGACGAATCACTAACCTGTTAGATGAGAAGAATGACCAGCATGGAAGGAACAGTCTCCTCACTACCTATATCCATTACTCCTGTGCCCTGCCGAGTCCAGACTCGGAGATGTCACCGC AGGAGATTTTCTCGCATGCGCTCGATTGCTCCGGACCGGAAGTGATGTCATTGAGAATCAAATCGTCGACAG CCCTGTCACCCTCCTCTACAAGTCCCGTTGCATTGAATCAGTACGCCACCCTCGGTCGGCCCGTTACACTACCAATGCAGAACAAAATATACCAGCGTAGTAACAGTGACACTGACTTAAACAACACTAGCAACCCGACAACACCGGAGAATGAGCATGGGGGTTTCTTTG GAGGAAAAACTGGGAGTCCTCAGAATTCAAGATATGACTCAGCAGTGCCCTACTACCAGAAGATGAAAAAG GTGTCTGAGCGGGTAATGTCTAAATGTTCGGACAGG CTTGTCCACGAGGAGATCGCACTGCTGTGGGTGATGTCCAATGGTACGCAGAGGCAACTCTCGCTCGAGAATGCTTGGTTTTTCTTTGAGATCATG ACCAAGAGCATGGCCGAACACTTGGACCGATATCACAAGTTAGATGCCCCAAGGAAGTCACGCTTCTCTCAACGATTCATAGAGGACATCACAGGTCTTATTGGCATGATCACAAAAGACATCGTGGACAGATACTTAAAG GACCCGCTGTTCATCCGTAACCTCAACACTGCCCTAGCTTTCTTCCTCCATGACATGCTCTCCCTGATGGACCGAGGCTACGTCTTCCAACTCATCAAGGACTACTGCAAAATT GTTTCTGCCAAAGTCACGACCCTTGGTGATGCTACCACTCTGGAACTCCTCAAACTAGACTTCCTACGTATTGTCTGCAGTCACGAACACTATGTCACGCTAAACCTGCCAATTGCATCAATCGCTGCATCAGCGCCATCTAGTCCAACACCGAGTATCGCCAGCACAACATCTCAGCAGTCCTACACATCGACGGCTACCACATTCATCCAACAAGATCGGAGCGTGTTCACAGAGCTCAGCACTGAGTTCAGACATCAGCATTTCCTTGTGGGACTTATACTCTGTGATCTCGCCGCATCATTTGAATCTCA CAACAACACAGTGCACAACAAGGCCATCAACGTCATCAGGAACCTCCTGACGAGCCATGACATGGATCCGCGTTACTCTGATCCAGAGGTAAAGGCCAGGGTAGCCATGTTGTATCTCCCtctcatcaacatcgtcatcgacgCTTTGCCGCAGCTTTACGATCCCAACCAGGAAGGGAAGCCACGGAGTGGGCCGTCGTCATTCTTCGATGATGAAAGAGGAATTGATCGTGATGTAGCCATGGCAATAGCAGGAGCTCCTGTCTCTGGTACGGGGGGTGTACCAAGTATGCCGTCTTCCAGCCATGGAGCGGGTGATGTCAGTCCTGACTATGACTATCAGAAG CGCCGTACGGTTCTAACAGCGGAAGGCACCCGGAGTTTACTCATGTGCTTCCAGTGGGTCTTGAAGAATATCGACACTCAGTTCCTTCGACATTGGTGGTCAGATATGCCGCTCACCAAACTCAACCAGATTCTCGAGGTGCTCTATCTGACCATCTATAACTTCGAATACAAG GCGAAGAAAGCAATCAAGCAGTGCTCTGCCCAGACAATCAAGAAGAGTTCGGATATGAAGTCAAAGCTGGAGGAGGCGATCCTCGGGTTCGGGAGCGCTAGGAGCGAGATGATGATGAGAAGGAACAAGTCACAGACACAGTTTTATGCTA TGGCTACCCCGCCGTCACCGGTGACCGACCTGAACCGCCTGAGGTGGAGGAAGGAGCAGACGGCCTGGAAGCAACAGTCAGATCATCCAGACAG ACAAAAATCCGAAATGGAAATAGATGCGCATGTGGAGGGTAACCTGGCCACGGAGGTAGCAATGGTCTGCATCGACACGATCGACCTGATCATCCAGATAGTGCAAGGTTCGGACTCGCTCCAGGCGGTGCTGAGTAGCGTGCTGAGGGTGCTATTACACAGTATGGCCCTCAATCAGAGCTCAGCGGTCCTGCAGCACATGTTTGCGGTGGAGCGGTCACTGGTCTCTAAG TTTCCGGAGTTACTCTTTGAGGAGGAGACAGAGCAGTGTGCGGACCTCTGTCTTCAGCTACTCAAGCACTGTAGTTCATGTATCGGGAACACACGCTCACACGCCAGTGCTTCACTCTACCTCCTAATGAGACAAAACTTTGAGATCGGAAAT AACTTTGCGCGGGTGAAGATGCAAGTGACGATGGCGTTGAGTCGACTCGTCGGAAAGTCACAGTCATTCAATGAGGAATACTTGAGGAAGTCACTTAAGACTATCCTGACGTATGCTGAGGCAGACTGTGAGTTACAGGAGACAACCTTCCCTGAACAG GTGCGTGACCTGATCTTCAACCTTCACATGATCCTCTCGGACACTGTCAAGATGAAGGAGTTCCAGGAGGACCCCGAGATGCTGATCGACCTCATGTACAGGATCGCTAAGGGCTACCAGAACTCGCCTGACCTCAGGCTCACGTGGCTACAGAATATGGCGGGCAAACACAGCGAG CGGAGTAACCATGCTGAGGCAGCGCAGTGTCTGATCCACGCGGCAGGTCTGGTGGGGGAATATCTCAACATGTTGGAAGATAAACCTCATCTTCCAGTCGGGTGTGTCTCCTTCCAG AACATCTCATCTAACGTGCTGGAGGAGAGTGCTGTGTCTGATGATGTGGTGTCACCTGATGGTGAGGGCATCTGCACCGGCAAATACTTCACGGAATCTGGAATGATTGGGTTACTGGAACAGGCTGCCAGTTCATTCAATATG GCTGGCATGTATGAGTCCCTGAATGAAGTGTACAAGGTGCTTCTCCCCATCCATGAGGCGAATAGAGATTACAAGAGACTGGCGATCATTCACGGGAAACTACAGGAAGCCTTCAACAATGTCATTAGACAG GAAGGAAAGAGGATGTTTGGGACGTATTTCCGTGTTGGTTTCTATGGAGAGAAGTTTGGTGACTTGGATGCCCAGGAGTTTATATACAAGGAACCCTCAATCACAAAACTGCCTGAAATCTCACACAGATTGGAG AATTTCTACAGCGAGAGATTCGGTGAGGAGAACCTGAAGATGATCAAGGATTCGAACACCGTTGAGCGAGACAAGCAGGAGGCGGGCAAGGCCTACATTCAGATCACTTATGTCGAACCGTACTTTGATGCCTATGAGAGACTACAGAGGCATACCTACTTTCATATGAATTATAACATTA AGAGCTTTATGTATGCGACCCCATTCACCCTTGATGGCCGAGCACATGGAGAGCTCAGAGAGCAGTACAAGAGGAAAACGATCTTGACAACGGCCCAGGCATTCCCCTACATTAGGACAAGGCTCCCAGTGATCAGCAGAGAACAG ATCATTCTATCACCGATAGAAGTGGCTATAGAAGATGTGCAGAAAAAGACGCGTGAAATGAACATTGCACTGACGCAGGATCCGATTGACCCCAAGATTCTCCAGATGGTGCTACAGGGGTGTATAGGTACGACGGTCAACCAGGGCCCTGTCGAGATCGCAGCAGTCTTCCTGGCAGAGCTGGCTGAGGGCCGTGTGCCGGCCAATCGTCACCACAACAAACTCAGGATTTGTTTCAAGGATTTCCTCAGGAA ATGTTCCATTGCCCTTCAAAGGAACAAGGAGATGATCGGGTCAAACCAGCGTGAGTACCAGCGTGAATTGGAGCGGAACTACAACAGTGTGAAGGAGAAACTACAGCCCATGATCGCATCGAGTGTGGCCATGCAGACGTTGAAGAGAGGAAAACACTGCCATCGAAG